A region from the Cannabis sativa cultivar Pink pepper isolate KNU-18-1 chromosome 9, ASM2916894v1, whole genome shotgun sequence genome encodes:
- the LOC115724072 gene encoding DNA-directed RNA polymerase V subunit 7, producing the protein MFLKVQLPWNVVIPAENLDTKGLVLQKSIIVRLLDEFATKKATKDLGYLLAVTTLDHIGEGKVRQHSGDVLFPVRFSCISFKIFRGEIVEGVVHKVLKHGVFLKCGPIENAYLSSLKMPGYTYTVGENPVFHSDKQPTIEKNVVVRVIVIGTKWLEAEREFQALVSVDGDYLGPLDKES; encoded by the coding sequence ATGTTTCTGAAAGTCCAGTTGCCATGGAATGTTGTAATCCCTGCTGAGAATTTGGATACCAAAGGATTGGTGCTTCAAAAGTCCATTATCGTCCGTTTGCTTGATGAGTTTGCTACTAAGAAAGCAACCAAAGATCTTGGATACCTTCTTGCTGTGACAACTCTAGACCACATAGGAGAAGGGAAAGTAAGGCAACACTCTGGGGATGTGCTTTTCCCTGTACGGTTCAGTTGTATCAGTTTCAAGATTTTCAGGGGAGAGATAGTGGAGGGTGTTGTACACAAGGTGCTCAAGCATGGAGTTTTCTTGAAATGTGGTCCCATTGAGAATGCTTATCTCTCTTCTCTTAAGATGCCCGGTTACACCTATACTGTTGGGGAAAATCCAGTCTTCCACAGTGACAAGCAGCCCACAATTGAGAAAAATGTGGTGGTTCGGGTCATTGTTATAGGGACCAAGTGGCTTGAAGCTGAAAGGGAATTTCAAGCTTTGGTCAGTGTGGATGGTGATTATCTCGGCCCCCTTGACAAGGAGTCTTGA